One window of the Danaus plexippus chromosome 25, MEX_DaPlex, whole genome shotgun sequence genome contains the following:
- the LOC116774859 gene encoding uncharacterized protein LOC116774859, with protein MTESTHTGIYHWKLGDVALARICKKVYAKVQVVKNEDGLFHDDKVLGISSCDGGVQVTDELCYHVEILRNRQRLWLPYTCMHLAERSRPYYGPSYKTPAAKPAVKTSSRKRKIIEEHILPINVKPSKSKEPDLNVSYESRQKPLKQGKYENAFKEFVRLGKEQIFDQFYDELCLDRESNDDILYYMHNIDASTEDKFDMVIKNIMTEKEIENYLHQCWRYNFVHKQIDSKETSDNLKIFSASPPVITVHISWCLVCGDNERLRECTLCPASYHLACRREWLLSIIHRKNPPKKVQKQVTLVDKILSSTRTISSVRKEKENLEVCPSCMWGPKVGYDDVVWHKLGSCPWWPARVLTPGALPSCLLTRSHSPHHWPLRYYGTLNYSWAETSRMCLFLPKHTSALKARDDSLRQAVLDAADDYIAVYLT; from the exons ATGACCGAATCTACCCATACAGGAATTTACCACTGGAAATTAGGAGACGTAGCTCTGGCCAGGATTTGCAAAAAAGTGTACGCTAAAGTCCAAGTTGTGAAGAATGAAGATGGATTGTTTCATGATGATAAAG TTCTAGGCATCTCATCATGTGACGGTGGGGTTCAAGTGACAGATGAGCTGTGCTATCACGTTGAAATACTCCGCAACAGGCAGAGGTTGTGGCTCCCATATACTTGTATGCACCTGGCTGAACGATCCAGACCCTACTACGGACCTTCATATAAAACACCAGCCGCTAAGCCCGCAGTGAAAACCAGCTCTAGGaag AGGAAGATTATTGAGGAACACATACTACCTATTAATGTGAAACCATCAAAATCCAAAGAACCAGATCTGAATGTGTCCTATGAAAGCCGTCAAAAACCACTCAAGCAAGGGAAGTATGAAAATGCTTTCAAAGAATTTGTTAGACTCGGCAAGGAGCAGATATTTGATCAGTTTTACGATGAGTTATGTCTTGACAGAGAAAGCAATgatgatatattatactatatgcATAATATAGATGCCAGTACCGAGGATAAGTTCGATATGGTCATCAAGAACATTATGACGGAGAAAGAAATAGAGAATTACTTGCATCAGTGCTGGAGATATAACTTTGTTCACAAGCAAATTGATAGCAAAGAAACATCCGACAACTTG aagATTTTCTCAGCCTCTCCGCCGGTGATAACAGTTCATATATCATGGTGTCTGGTTTGCGGGGACAATGAGAGGCTCCGTGAATGCACGCTCTGCCCTGCATCATATCACTTGGCCTGTAGAAGAGAATGGCTGCTGTCTATTATAC ACCGAAAGAATCCACCAAAGAAAGTTCAGAAGCAAGTGACGCTCGTTGACAAGATTCTATCCAGCACAAGAACCATCAGCAGCGTCCGCAAAGAGAAGGAAAATCTAGAAGTCTGTCCCAGCTGTATGTGGGGACCTAAAGTTGG GTACGATGACGTTGTTTGGCACAAGCTGGGCTCTTGTCCGTGGTGGCCGGCGCGCGTCCTCACACCGGGCGCTCTGCCCTCGTGTCTGCTGACACGCTCACATTCCCCGCACCACTGGCCGCTCAGATACTACG GTACCCTGAACTACTCCTGGGCGGAAACCAGTCGCATGTGCCTCTTCCTGCCGAAGCACACATCGGCACTGAAGGCCAGGGATGACAGTCTGAGGCAGGCCGTTTTGGACGCCGCAGATGACTACATAGCAGTCTATCTCACATAG